Within the Medicago truncatula cultivar Jemalong A17 chromosome 4, MtrunA17r5.0-ANR, whole genome shotgun sequence genome, the region AGGTAAATTTTATGTGGAGAACCATACAAAACATATGTAAAGAAATACACCTACTTTGTGTtctttaaataaatgatttttctttaatgaCAAATTTTAACAATTAGTTGTTAAgagatcaaaatatatataaataaaaaatattaaatgaatataatAGTAATTGTTGACTTATAAAGAAAAACAGTAATATTAATAGTAACAATAATTAGgatgaaaaaaaatttataccCATGATATACACGATAAAATCTACCATAGACAGAAGTGGATAGCTTAATGAATACAcgcataaaataaattgatagttTTATtactaggcatggcaatggggtgGGGTGGAGACTggttttaccttccccgttCGCATACActattctcatatacttacccgttaccctactCATAATCAGCGGGGATGAGAAATCGAATCTCATCCCCATCCcagacgggttcgggtatccctaCGGGTTCGGGTATCTCTGGCCCATCCCCATTCCCGcaatggatattttttttaataaaaataaaattattttttagatcCGAGcgtaatgttgtaatgcattattcAGCAAAGAGATAATGACGATTAACGACTATGGTGATTGAGAAGAAAGAGGCCAAGAGTGTGAGATATGGAAGGAGAAAAGATAGAACTATGATAAGTGTGTGTCATCTGAAAGACTAAGACTCTAACTGTATGAGTGAAATGATTTAGGGTttgagtttctatttatataaaagagtAGTAAATTGATTTTCTACATTCGGGACGAGTTTGGGTATGGGctcggggtgggtacctatatccCCATTACTCGTCCCGTATCCGTGTTTTGAATTCGGAGAAAACTCATAATCATACCCAAATCCAGTTAAACTGGGCTTGGTTCGGGCGGGTATCCGCGAGTATGTGTTTTGTTGTCATGTCTATTCATTAGCTATCAtagagattttataaaaataagttgagaACAACTTAAAAACAtgtcatatgttttttttaaggaatgtcaTATGTTCTTCTTATAAACTCTCTCAAGTATCACAAAAGTATCACAAATGCTCATGTCATTACTTAAATGCAAATAAGTAAATAAGTTGTTTCCGTCATTGGctgcatatttttttggtatgatGCCAAACTTCAAGCCATCAAGGGCTTAATTGTTGTGAACTAGACACTACTTTTCCATAAATCCTTGTTCAACGGTAAAAATTGTAGAAATTGTTATATCGAATGTCGTGACTCCTCCACTATTATGTGTGAGTTTCTAATGACTATTGTCACTTCGCTTGtctataaaaacaaaacaaaaaagtaaaaactctATGTTGGCCACATAAAGAAGGAGTAAAGATAGGTTGACACCCATAACGTATACACCCTTTTATACGAGGAAAATTTTAGTGAACCAAATATATGGTctgtttgaccatatttttcagTTGTGTGACCAcatttaaaagttgaaaaaatgTGATCACGCAACTAAAATGCGCGTGACCACTATGTTTCCTCttagttaaccaaataaattctggaaaaatagtGGTGACTCAActaaaaaatgtggtcacacataccatatatttggttaactTAAATTTTTCAGAGTGGTACAAATGAGTGCACATATTAAAGATGTTAACCTATCATTGCTGTAAAGAAGTTGTTGCGTGTAACTTTATAAAAGTAgcttgttttagtttttgttaacaaaataagttgtttttttttttatatttagagcttttaaaaaaattggccTTCACTTTTTAAGATGAGAAGCGAAAATTAAGTCAAACCAAACACTACTACGTACAAAAGACACTTCAAAATGGCATTTCTTTTAACACTCTCTCAGTGACATGGCTACTGCataatttccatcattttatatataaataaataaatcaagacATCAATTACCATGGacaaaatttaaacaacaaCTCTTGAAATACGTCCGAGGCATAAACAAGTTGAAGCTATAAGGTTTTTAATTTTCCCCTTCCAATGAAATACTCTTAATTTTGAGCTTCTTTCTAGCTGTTTTTTGAGAGTGAATTTTGTTTGTACAAAGCAATCTGCAACGTATCATGTCCAACAATCGTGACTTCAACTGTCTATTCATCACTATTACATGTTTTGCCATCTTTATTCCCCATGAACGATTCTCTAtatttgtttccactttcattTCTATGGTCATGGTCATAGGCATGTCTGTTTTCTGcacaaaagaaacaacaattaataaaaaCCACCATCTAGTGTACCTATGTCTCTAAATAGAAAtttcattttacaatttttacatatactaaaaaaaatatgtagcaTATTTAATTTGAGTACAAAACTCTGATAGTTACACTGCAATGCAAGACATGAAATCTTTATGTTGTGTTTAAGTAGAGGCAAACCTgtgaaccaaacatattttgtcTCAATAAACCAGTGCTTCTTAAATCAATGtaagtttgtttttctttgaagagGCGACACAAAGAAAGAAGAGTGGTAGTTTCCTTGTATCTGCTGATCTGCAGAGGACACTTATCCAATGGAGAAACGATATATCGTTTGAGCTCTCTCGTGTTATTCGATGCGGAGAATGCTGGAGACCGAGGTATCACGACGAGATTAGTTACTTTCCCTGCTAATAAGAAAATAGTTAACACTacttaattaatatatgtgcTTTTACTCAATGTAACCACGCAATTTCAAAATGAcagataaaaaagaaagaaaattattagaaaccaacaatttaaaagaaagaaaaaggagtAGTTAGAAATTTCAAATTACATTTTTGAAGATCGAATCTTCGAGTGATTGTCCAACCGATCACATCCCATATGCAGATTGTGCAGTCTTCAGAAGACGATATTAGGCATGTCCGACTAGATGCCATTGCAGTAATGGCTCCCCTGCAAAGTTGACAGAAAAGCAAGCTCACAATTATACACAATAATTAACTTCTTTACATAACTATTTGAGAAATGACAAGTTTTAGGTGTTGTTTATTACATGTGTCCTGTCAATTCAAGTGATTTGTCTTCTCTAATCATGAAATTAGGACCTTGTTCCAAACCAATATCAAGCATGTTGACAATTATTGTTCCATTTTTTGCAccacaaaacaaaatatgttcTCCTTGGTGAAGTGTGATGCAAGTTATTGCCAAAGGATAACCTTGAGTCTGCATAAGTCTTCCAGTGATGAAATCCCAAACCTATTATGATAAACAAATTAATGTATCATCTTCATTAAACCATTGCACATGAAAATTTTACAAGATTCTTAATACATAATCTAATATTGATTACCTTGCATGTTCCATCAAGAGAGCTtgatattaaaattgaaaagcaACTGCAAGTTGTAGCTAAAAGACCTGTTATGGAGGACATGTGCCCCGACAAACAATGTAATAAAGGATTCGAGCTTTCTGTTTCTTCCACATCTAGCAAACTTCGATTGAATCGAGTACAACAGATGcatcaattaaatataaagGTTCTTATAATTCTTAATATCTACTAATCTAATACATTTATATTTGAGTCCAAAAGTTACATAGGAAAAACAAGTTCAATCCTTACCTTATCATGGACCAAACACATATCATACCATCAATTGACCCAGAAATAAGAAGAGAATCATCATTAGAAAATATTATGTGGTCTACAGATTTATAATGAGCTGTCCAAGTCTTCAACAATTTTCCACTAGTCACCTACAATtcatcataaacaacacaatttcacaaacaaaataatccaaatATAGCATTAAACCTTACATGTAAGGGAGTCTTAGGATCAAATTTTTGATCAAACATTCACCCATTTTAAGtcatattcaataaattattatacTCAAAATGTCTAATTGAGGAAATAGCTAGGTTTTTGGATGTTtaattagcaaaaaaaataaaattagacaaATCAAATAATTGAAGGTTTGCATACATACATCCCAGATATAAGCAGTTCCAGATAAAGCACCTCCCACAAGGTATATGCCTTCTTTTGTGCAAGAAAGTGGCCCAATGGCCTCCACTGTGTAATTCAAAAGTGGTTGTTGCggctgaaataataaaatataagtaaaaaaatagagattttgacatgatatttaatttaaaagatataaaatgcaatattttGGTCATAATTATTGAACTTTCATGGTAGTATATGCTAGTAAGCAATAAGCACAAGTAATGTTTAATAAGCCATCAAGTGGTATAATAGTCTTTAAACAACATGatcacaaattaaaacaaaaaaaacactccTTCCATGTTACCACTACGACAATGACATGAAAGCTCTATAAAGTCTAAATTTCCATGTGACTATTAGATTATAGTTAATGGACTCTAGGCACTTGTTAATGTTGCAAACTGAAGCAAATTGGTTTTGGTCAAAAGTTAGCAACATCGAATTACTCTCTTCCTCAAATATTAGtgttatatactccctccgtttcaagcaaaattcactttttaggttcattcatttaatgatgtatgtggtttataatatacaccatatacatcattaaatgaatgaacctaaaaattgaattttgcttatattttgagacggagggagtacctaaaaaagaagtttaaaatttatacccaaaaaataaaaaaaagtgttgctTCATATTTCAATGTAACAtcagttatttttatttttatttttgtcatattagttttatttttatgtaggtttatgtttttaaaggaaaaaattggCGTGCCCAGATGTATATTGTGGTTGCGACGGTGATACGACTCCATCTGCGTTCGTGTTTTCTGTGACTGAAGATGGTTGGAAGTTGGTTCGGACGCCGACGCCATCGCGACGGATTTGTTGTTGTGCTCCGAGGATCTTTTTTGTTATAGCCGCTGTTTTGTGTTTCGTTTTTCTCGCGATTTGTTCCAggaaggtggtggtggtggtggtagttTGTTCCGGATCTCTGTTTTTTTATAATCTTAAATCTGGATTTTATGGATTTAAGATTTGGTTTTAAAAGTTTTGTGTTCATCTGTGAGTGTGTTTTTGTTGGAATGGATTCAACGAGACGATTCACCATTGCTCGAAAGGGTTAGGAGTGTAGACGCGTTGTGTTAGCGGTAGTAGTCATTTATCGTACCTTAAGAGCTATTTCATCTGTCACGATTGTTTTATGCGCCGTTGGTGGATTGTGTTCCGTCGTTTGTTCATCCCTTGATCTGGACTACGATCAGATTGTTTGCCCCAAAAGGGCATTTATGGCTTGCTGATGTTTTTCAGGGAGCTGTTGGACCTTGGATCGCTTCTGTGTTAGCAGACGATTCATACACCTACCTAGTTCGGTTTCGCATCCACACGTGGATTCGCTGGATTGTCCGTGGTAGTGTTGTTTAGAGTTGTTTTCTTTACCACTTGTACTAATTTGTTGTATAACCCGTTAGGGTTTGAGGTTGTGGTTTTACGGGCCAGGTTCATGCCCCTAATCTTGTACttcctttcctttttaatttcatttttactttgcttaaagaaaagataaaaattgctgtgtacaaaaatgtttttgatcCAACCAACTATTTTTCTCAGAAAATGTATTTTTCGATGAAATTTTTGGTGTTTTCTACAACATATGTTCCTCTGAAAATGTCAACTTTCTTATAATATATCGAACCTAGTTGCGTTTCAATTTAATTCAAGACTGAAACACTCCGGACCTATAATTTCAAGCATGTGATCCCATAAAAAGCGAAAAGGTGCACTTTGGACTATGTATACTTGCAGTTTGGTTTGGACCAATTTTAAGGAAGGGaaatcatttaattaaattgttccGATTCAGTCCAattgtatttgatttgattctacTCGGACATTTGCATTCCAACGCCAAGACATCATTGCAAGGATGGTCTTATATTTAATCGCAACTGTACATCTACCTATATATCAAAAGGAGATTAGACTTGACTTTTATCGCTTGTTTTTAGATCTCTTATATTCTAAAATCGATCTGACCtatttttacaaaagagatcTAAAAACAAGCAATACAAATCATTTTTGAGCATTTCTTTTAgatcaatttgaaatttttatttggatCAATTTCATTATAAACAACCTGATTTAGGTCAACAATCCagaagttgaaaataaaaattaacaaacatTTATAAAGGAAACATCAACGATATTGtgttattatgaaatgaaaacATTACCTTGTTCAAGGGCCAGACAACAATGGCTCCTCCACCTACAGATCCATGTTTGTTCAATTGTGATGCCACGAGAAATCGATTTCTTAAGCATAACATACCTAAAGGTGGTGAAGCACATGTTGGTATGTGAAGCATCTTTTCTCCTGTTTCCATATCCCATATTGTCACCCCAATTCTCATGCTTTTGTCACTGCATGCCACCAATGCCTCTCCTTCTTCCACCACCATCTTTCTCTTATCAACTTGTTGCATGTTCAACATTGAATTAACAAAGACAATATAATGAGACCAAACCTTTCACTTGTTTCTTATATTCTTTTATAGGTACAAAATTTAATGGTGTGTATGACCAATAGAATTTCTTGAGAAAAAAGGCCAAAGATTAGAGTTGAGAGTGTACCTAATTTTATTATCTCGTTTTGGAAGCTTCTTTTAGTGTTTGGTCGGTGCTCTTAGAGGGTGAAATTTGTTTGCATGTGTTGCTTGCTCGTGCCTTGGTGTGCATATAtagttgatgattagaagtGTTGCAATTGCAATGATGAAAAACATGCATAGTGAGTTGGAGAGGTGTGTTTCATGCTTGGTAAGTGGCAACTTCACGTGAATTGGGTTCGACATTAGGTGAAACTAATCAAACTTCACACAAGGTGTATGTTTTTGTCCGGATTCAAACTTTAGacattttatatattatgtattgtttctATCAACTGAATTAAGCTCGCAGGgaaaaatcattaaatttttCTATATACATATAGATCTATCCAAAtcaaacatataaatatttgtgaatATGTTTTAACAACTAATCTAAGAAACTAGATCATATTGCTATTTGATTTGATACATGTAACGAGTTTTACACGATGTGTGGGACAGGCCAAAATAAAGTGttgatatataattttattttattcttaataatctctcaaaaaaattaataaaaaatgctaacaaacaTTTCTAGAACATTAAgtcatcaaaatataaattacacataaaaaattgtgtaattataaCTTTACATATATTTGACTTATATCCCTTCAACCAAAAatatttgacttatatttttaaaactttttttcatgTTATTTATACAATGTATTTAAGACATTTGTTAGTATGTCCCTTTTAGAAAAGTATATTGAAATTTGTAACCATGTCAATCAGTCTAATAAGTAGagtcatatatttattttgtgaaCAAACTATGATATCACTTAAATTGTGCTTTCACTAAAAAACGAACTtaaattttagtattaaatTTTATGTCGCCTTTTtacaattaaaaggaaaaaccGAAATCAATTATGTTGTATATGTTGTGAGTTTTGTTCGTagattcattatttttatttttaatgactttgagtttatattataccgatgtattctatcaatttgaaagaataaatatcgtttatttttataaaaaaacatatgataataaaaattatgttttcccTCAACTAAGAAAAGAGTGCATAATAATTAGAGTCAAAATTTAGGTCTTTATACTTTAGAGTCAAAttagaatttaatattttattgtttcagACAATAATGTACTATTTGATATTTATACGATTgtctcattatatatatatatataaagttttttttatgataaaaggCGTGAAGAA harbors:
- the LOC11407455 gene encoding protein ROOT INITIATION DEFECTIVE 3 isoform X2, with the translated sequence MLNMQQVDKRKMVVEEGEALVACSDKSMRIGVTIWDMETGEKMLHIPTCASPPLGMLCLRNRFLVASQLNKHGSVGGGAIVVWPLNKPQQPLLNYTVEAIGPLSCTKEGIYLVGGALSGTAYIWDVTSGKLLKTWTAHYKSVDHIIFSNDDSLLISGSIDGMICVWSMISLLDVEETESSNPLLHCLSGHMSSITGLLATTCSCFSILISSSLDGTCKVWDFITGRLMQTQGYPLAITCITLHQGEHILFCGAKNGTIIVNMLDIGLEQGPNFMIREDKSLELTGHMGAITAMASSRTCLISSSEDCTICIWDVIGWTITRRFDLQKWKVTNLVVIPRSPAFSASNNTRELKRYIVSPLDKCPLQISRYKETTTLLSLCRLFKEKQTYIDLRSTGLLRQNMFGSQKTDMPMTMTIEMKVETNIENRSWGIKMAKHVIVMNRQLKSRLLDMIRCRLLCTNKIHSQKTARKKLKIKSISLEGEN
- the LOC11407455 gene encoding protein ROOT INITIATION DEFECTIVE 3 isoform X1; this translates as MLNMQQVDKRKMVVEEGEALVACSDKSMRIGVTIWDMETGEKMLHIPTCASPPLGMLCLRNRFLVASQLNKHGSVGGGAIVVWPLNKPQQPLLNYTVEAIGPLSCTKEGIYLVGGALSGTAYIWDVTSGKLLKTWTAHYKSVDHIIFSNDDSLLISGSIDGMICVWSMISLLDVEETESSNPLLHCLSGHMSSITGLLATTCSCFSILISSSLDGTCKVWDFITGRLMQTQGYPLAITCITLHQGEHILFCGAKNGTIIVNMLDIGLEQGPNFMIREDKSLELTGHMGAITAMASSRTCLISSSEDCTICIWDVIGWTITRRFDLQKSGKVTNLVVIPRSPAFSASNNTRELKRYIVSPLDKCPLQISRYKETTTLLSLCRLFKEKQTYIDLRSTGLLRQNMFGSQKTDMPMTMTIEMKVETNIENRSWGIKMAKHVIVMNRQLKSRLLDMIRCRLLCTNKIHSQKTARKKLKIKSISLEGEN